A single window of Chloracidobacterium thermophilum B DNA harbors:
- the hutU gene encoding urocanate hydratase, with product MSRILRAPRGTELSCRNWQIEAAYRMLHNNLDPEVAERPEDLVVYGGAGKAARNWACFEAICDTLRRLGEDETLLIQSGKPVGVFRTHPDAPRVLLANSNLVPRWATWEHFDELDRRGLMMYGQMTAGSWIYIGTQGIVQGTYETFAEMGRQHYGGDLRGRWVLTAGLGGMGGAQPLAAVFAGAAALVIECQVSRIEARCRTRYLDEWTDNLDDALRRIERYTAENKAVSVGLLGNAAEILPALVERARQGGLRPDIVTDQTAAHDLIHGYLPVGWTVEQWQAAQRDPAQHGTLRRAAAESCARHVRAMLDFQALGARVVDYGNNLRQVAFDEGVTDAFMIPGFVPAYIRPLFCRGKGPFRWVALSGDPEDIYRTDRRLMELFPDNDHLHRWLTMAEQRIAFQGLPARICWLGLGERHRAGLAFNEMVRKGELKAPVVIGRDHLDAGSVASPNRETEQMRDGSDAVSDWPLLNALLNTASGATWVSLHHGGGVGMGYSQHAGMVIVCDGTEAADRRLERVLWNDPATGVMRHADAGYTDAVECARAQGLWLPMLDTDA from the coding sequence ATGTCCAGAATTCTTCGCGCACCACGCGGAACGGAGCTTTCCTGCCGCAACTGGCAGATTGAAGCGGCGTACCGCATGCTGCACAACAACCTTGACCCGGAAGTTGCCGAACGACCGGAAGACCTGGTCGTGTATGGCGGGGCCGGCAAAGCCGCCCGCAACTGGGCGTGTTTTGAAGCCATCTGCGACACCCTGCGCCGGCTGGGAGAAGATGAAACCCTGCTCATCCAGTCGGGCAAGCCGGTGGGCGTCTTTCGTACGCACCCGGACGCCCCACGGGTCTTGCTGGCCAACTCGAACCTCGTACCCCGCTGGGCTACGTGGGAACACTTCGACGAACTCGACCGGCGCGGCCTGATGATGTACGGGCAGATGACGGCCGGTTCGTGGATTTACATCGGTACGCAGGGCATTGTGCAGGGCACGTACGAGACCTTTGCCGAAATGGGCCGCCAGCACTACGGCGGCGACCTGCGCGGGCGCTGGGTGCTCACGGCCGGGCTGGGCGGCATGGGCGGGGCACAGCCGTTGGCGGCGGTGTTTGCCGGGGCGGCGGCGTTGGTCATCGAGTGCCAGGTCAGCCGGATTGAAGCCCGCTGCCGGACGCGCTACCTCGATGAGTGGACGGACAATCTCGACGATGCCCTCCGGCGCATTGAACGCTACACGGCGGAGAACAAGGCGGTTTCCGTCGGCCTGCTCGGCAATGCGGCGGAAATCCTCCCGGCGCTGGTGGAACGCGCCCGGCAGGGGGGGCTACGTCCTGACATCGTGACCGACCAGACAGCCGCGCACGACCTGATTCACGGCTACCTGCCGGTGGGCTGGACGGTTGAGCAGTGGCAGGCGGCCCAACGCGATCCGGCACAGCACGGGACGCTGCGCCGGGCAGCGGCGGAAAGCTGTGCGCGGCATGTCCGGGCCATGCTCGACTTTCAGGCCCTGGGCGCCAGGGTAGTGGATTACGGCAACAACCTGCGCCAAGTCGCTTTTGACGAAGGCGTGACGGATGCCTTCATGATTCCGGGCTTCGTCCCGGCCTACATCCGCCCGCTGTTTTGCCGTGGCAAGGGGCCGTTCCGGTGGGTGGCGCTGTCGGGCGACCCGGAAGACATTTACCGCACCGACCGGCGTCTGATGGAGCTGTTTCCTGACAACGACCACCTGCATCGCTGGTTGACCATGGCTGAGCAGCGGATTGCTTTTCAGGGGCTGCCAGCGCGCATCTGCTGGCTGGGTCTGGGTGAACGCCACCGGGCGGGACTGGCGTTCAACGAGATGGTCCGCAAGGGCGAACTCAAAGCGCCCGTTGTCATCGGCCGCGACCACCTGGATGCGGGTTCAGTGGCTTCCCCGAACCGGGAAACCGAGCAGATGCGGGATGGCTCAGATGCAGTTTCCGACTGGCCGCTGCTCAATGCGCTGCTCAACACGGCCAGCGGCGCGACGTGGGTTTCACTCCACCACGGGGGCGGCGTTGGCATGGGCTATTCGCAGCATGCCGGGATGGTCATCGTGTGTGATGGTACGGAAGCCGCCGACCGGCGTCTGGAACGGGTGCTGTGGAATGACCCGGCAACTGGCGTGATGCGGCACGCTGATGCCGGCTATACCGATGCCGTGGAGTGTGCCAGGGCGCAGGGACTGTGGCTTCCCATGCTGGATACGGATGCCTGA
- the hutI gene encoding imidazolonepropionase, translating to MLALWRNARLATLADAAAWGWIEDGALVVAGQYLHWVGDARHLPRSLPIAEEHDLGGALVTPGLVDCHTHLVYGGTRADEFEARLHGATYADIARQGGGILSTVRATRAASDEDLLAAAIRRARTLLAEGVTTVEIKSGYGLTYADEARCLRIARQLAQRLPLTVCTTYLAAHALPPEFTGRPDDYIAEVCACLPELHAAGLVDAVDAFCETIGFSVEQTRRVFETARQLGLPVKLHAEQLSDQGGALLAAEFGALSCDHLEYVNPAGIRAMAQSGTVAVLLPGAFYFLRETQLPPVSALRAAGVPLAVATDHNPGSSPTLSLLLMLNLACTLFQLTPEEALRGITVHAARALGLADRGVLAAGRRADFVVWPLAHPRELAYWFGGCHPQQVIVGGKEVVRHGVIVG from the coding sequence ATGTTGGCATTGTGGCGCAACGCGCGATTGGCGACGTTGGCAGACGCGGCCGCCTGGGGCTGGATTGAAGACGGCGCCCTGGTCGTTGCCGGTCAATACCTGCACTGGGTTGGCGATGCGCGCCACCTGCCCCGCAGCCTGCCCATTGCCGAAGAACATGACCTGGGCGGCGCACTGGTGACACCGGGACTGGTGGACTGCCACACACATCTGGTCTATGGCGGAACGCGCGCCGATGAGTTTGAAGCCCGGCTGCACGGCGCAACCTATGCCGACATTGCGCGGCAGGGCGGCGGCATTCTCTCCACGGTGCGGGCGACCCGCGCCGCTTCCGACGAAGACCTTCTGGCCGCCGCCATCCGCCGCGCACGCACGCTTCTGGCAGAAGGCGTCACGACAGTCGAAATCAAGTCCGGGTATGGGCTGACCTACGCTGATGAAGCCCGCTGCCTGCGCATTGCCCGCCAACTGGCGCAGCGCCTGCCGCTGACGGTCTGCACGACTTACCTGGCTGCGCACGCCCTGCCGCCGGAGTTTACCGGTCGCCCGGACGATTACATTGCCGAAGTCTGCGCCTGTCTGCCGGAGTTGCACGCTGCCGGTCTGGTGGATGCTGTGGATGCCTTCTGCGAAACCATCGGGTTTTCGGTCGAACAAACGCGGCGCGTCTTTGAAACGGCCCGGCAGTTGGGGCTGCCGGTCAAACTCCACGCTGAACAGTTGAGTGACCAGGGCGGAGCGTTGCTGGCGGCTGAGTTTGGCGCGCTTTCCTGTGACCACCTGGAGTATGTCAACCCGGCTGGCATCCGCGCCATGGCGCAGTCCGGCACAGTGGCCGTCCTGTTGCCAGGCGCGTTTTACTTTCTGCGTGAAACACAACTTCCACCGGTATCTGCGCTGCGGGCCGCCGGCGTTCCACTAGCGGTAGCGACCGACCACAATCCGGGTTCGTCGCCGACACTCTCCCTGCTGCTGATGCTCAATCTGGCCTGTACGCTCTTTCAGCTTACGCCGGAAGAAGCCCTGCGTGGCATCACCGTGCATGCTGCGCGTGCGCTGGGACTTGCCGACCGGGGCGTACTGGCGGCCGGCAGGCGGGCGGATTTCGTCGTCTGGCCGCTGGCACATCCCCGTGAACTGGCCTACTGGTTCGGTGGCTGTCATCCGCAGCAGGTGATCGTGGGAGGCAAAGAGGTGGTGCGTCATGGCGTCATCGTCGGTTGA
- the hutG gene encoding N-formylglutamate deformylase yields MASSSVEPVFELHPGDVPVLISLPHVGTVVPPEIAADWTDKAKTLPDTDWHLGELYAFACQLDVGILQARLSRYVVDVNRPPDDLPLYHGKHYTELCPTRMFTGEPIYRAGRTPDAAEVARRRARYWQPYHDALERELARLQARHGYVILWEGHSIKSQLPWLFEGTLPDLNLGTAGGASCAPQLRQSLCAALAAQEEFSYVADDRFKGGYITRHYGRPEQGRHAVQLEMAWSCYMRDEAPPYRIDPERAGRLLPILEKLIITALAWSPS; encoded by the coding sequence ATGGCGTCATCGTCGGTTGAACCGGTATTTGAACTCCATCCGGGTGATGTTCCCGTGCTGATCAGCCTGCCGCACGTGGGGACGGTTGTGCCGCCGGAGATTGCCGCCGACTGGACTGACAAGGCGAAAACCCTACCCGATACTGACTGGCATCTGGGTGAACTCTACGCCTTCGCCTGCCAACTGGATGTCGGCATCCTGCAGGCGCGGCTGTCACGGTACGTCGTGGATGTCAACCGTCCGCCCGACGACCTGCCGCTCTATCACGGCAAGCACTACACGGAGCTTTGCCCGACGCGCATGTTCACCGGAGAACCCATCTACCGCGCCGGCAGGACGCCCGATGCCGCTGAGGTGGCGCGACGACGCGCACGCTACTGGCAGCCCTACCATGACGCACTCGAACGCGAACTCGCACGACTTCAGGCGCGTCATGGCTATGTCATTCTGTGGGAAGGGCACAGTATCAAGTCACAGTTGCCCTGGCTTTTCGAGGGCACGCTGCCGGATTTGAACCTTGGCACGGCCGGCGGAGCAAGCTGTGCGCCGCAGTTGCGTCAGTCCCTCTGTGCTGCGCTGGCCGCGCAGGAGGAATTCTCCTATGTGGCCGATGACCGCTTCAAAGGTGGCTACATTACGCGCCATTACGGCCGGCCGGAGCAGGGACGCCACGCCGTCCAACTGGAAATGGCCTGGTCCTGTTACATGCGCGATGAAGCGCCGCCCTATCGGATTGACCCGGAACGCGCCGGGCGTCTGCTCCCGATTTTGGAGAAACTCATCATTACGGCTCTCGCCTGGAGTCCGTCATGA
- the hutF gene encoding formimidoylglutamate deiminase: protein MTLEPVPPKALWTPLAWLPHGWQRHVLLTIGQDGCWASVETDVPTPPPEAVPLAGALLPGLVNAHSHAFQRAFAGLAETTTGEQDDFWSWRSRMYHLAARITPELLRAIAAQLYLELLQGGYTQVCEFHYLHRDAAGEPYTEPLALVEAIIQAAEDVGIGLTLLPTVYERAGFGQPDLLPEQRRFLATPDLVWHLVKSVEECHRPGVNVGLALHSVRAVRPESFGHMRRLTEDFTGPIHLHVAEQVAEVEACLRTTGARPVAWLAREGYLDPRWQLVHATHTDAAEREAIARSGAGVVVCPTTEANLGDGFVDLPAWAELGVPLAIGSDSHVNRDWREELRWLVYSTRLLTQRRGITGLPSPAASLFTGAQLAGGDAAGQPSWGLTPGARADALVLATDTPTLLGATPEHLLEAVVFSSPGPTWSDVLVAGQWWLRHGRHPRQGRIQARFKAAMETLWASSRPCSRNADCPPDDNPN, encoded by the coding sequence ATGACGCTTGAGCCGGTCCCGCCCAAAGCTCTGTGGACACCCTTGGCCTGGCTGCCCCACGGCTGGCAACGCCACGTCCTGCTGACCATCGGACAGGATGGCTGTTGGGCCAGTGTGGAAACTGACGTGCCGACGCCTCCGCCCGAAGCTGTGCCACTTGCAGGCGCTTTGCTGCCGGGTCTTGTCAATGCCCACAGCCATGCGTTTCAGCGTGCCTTTGCCGGACTGGCCGAAACCACCACGGGCGAACAGGATGATTTCTGGTCCTGGCGAAGCCGCATGTACCACCTTGCGGCGCGCATCACACCCGAACTTCTGCGCGCCATTGCGGCGCAGCTTTATCTGGAACTGCTCCAGGGGGGCTATACGCAGGTTTGTGAGTTTCACTATCTCCACCGCGACGCAGCCGGCGAACCCTACACCGAACCGCTGGCGCTAGTGGAAGCCATCATTCAGGCGGCGGAAGACGTTGGGATTGGGTTGACCCTGCTGCCCACCGTGTATGAGCGCGCCGGATTCGGGCAGCCCGACCTGCTGCCGGAGCAACGCCGTTTTCTGGCGACGCCCGATCTTGTGTGGCATCTGGTCAAAAGTGTCGAGGAATGCCACCGCCCTGGTGTCAACGTCGGGCTGGCACTGCATTCCGTCCGGGCGGTACGCCCAGAAAGTTTCGGTCACATGCGGCGGCTGACCGAGGATTTCACCGGCCCCATTCACCTCCACGTGGCCGAGCAGGTGGCGGAAGTCGAAGCCTGCCTGCGCACTACCGGCGCGCGCCCGGTAGCCTGGCTGGCGCGTGAGGGCTATCTCGATCCCCGCTGGCAGCTTGTGCATGCCACGCATACCGATGCCGCCGAACGCGAAGCCATTGCCCGGAGCGGGGCCGGGGTGGTGGTCTGCCCGACGACCGAAGCCAATCTGGGTGACGGTTTTGTGGACCTGCCGGCCTGGGCGGAACTCGGCGTCCCGCTGGCCATCGGCTCAGACAGCCACGTAAACCGCGACTGGCGCGAGGAACTGCGCTGGTTGGTGTACAGCACGCGCCTGTTGACGCAGCGCCGGGGGATTACCGGACTGCCGTCGCCGGCGGCCAGCCTTTTTACCGGCGCACAACTTGCTGGCGGTGATGCCGCCGGCCAGCCAAGTTGGGGACTGACACCCGGCGCGCGTGCCGATGCGCTGGTATTGGCAACAGACACCCCAACCCTGCTCGGCGCAACACCCGAACACCTGCTGGAAGCGGTGGTGTTTTCAAGCCCCGGCCCCACCTGGTCAGACGTGCTGGTGGCCGGTCAGTGGTGGCTGCGGCATGGACGGCATCCCCGCCAGGGACGGATTCAGGCACGTTTCAAGGCGGCTATGGAGACGCTGTGGGCGTCTTCCCGTCCGTGTTCCCGGAACGCAGACTGTCCGCCCGACGACAACCCTAACTAA
- a CDS encoding lysophospholipid acyltransferase family protein: protein MSGRIFQLPTPFRDPLRQRMFAPIKSLLERWLLFHQLDELYQEALAATGSDGHAFFEAVLAALNVRYHVLESDVARLPAAGPVIVVANHPFGGIEGIILTSLLRSVRPDAKVMANYLLGCIPEAHDYFILVDPFERPNSPQANLRPLRAALRFLAQGGAIGLFPAGEVAHWQAGKRVVTDPAWKPTLARLVRASKATVVPVYFDGRNGALFQMAGFVHPRLRTAMLPYEFLNKRNREIEVRIGHPIPWSKLKSLDDEALTEHLRQRTYLLASRTEPASRLPRALAAPLRFPKSFPKLPMPSLQRPQPVPAAIAPPRAAALLEAEIKALPETACLVRQGELTVWCAGAEHIPHVLHEIGRLREITFRAAGEGTGKALDIDSFDAYYQHLFVWNQERQEIVGGYRFGQTDEILARFGKRGLYTHTLFAYRTAFLRSIGPALELGRSFVRPEYQKSYAPLMLLWKGIGRYIAQHPRYRVLFGPVSITNEYRTASRRLIVEFLKANSFQPQLARLVRPRMPFESRTLAITQTLLGLKPSPIPAADIEEVSAFVADIEPDAKGVPVLLRQYLKLGGKVLAFNIDPDFGDALDGLIMVDLLDSDPRTLERYMGRTEAAAFLDYHAKALAQRRMRVS, encoded by the coding sequence ATGTCCGGTCGCATCTTTCAACTTCCGACGCCGTTTCGTGATCCGCTGCGGCAACGGATGTTTGCCCCCATCAAAAGTCTGCTCGAACGCTGGCTTCTGTTTCACCAACTCGATGAGCTTTACCAGGAAGCCCTGGCTGCCACGGGCAGCGATGGGCATGCCTTTTTTGAGGCGGTTCTGGCGGCGCTCAACGTCCGCTATCACGTGCTGGAAAGCGATGTGGCGCGGCTGCCGGCTGCAGGGCCGGTCATTGTGGTGGCCAACCATCCCTTCGGGGGCATTGAAGGCATCATCCTGACTTCCCTGCTCCGCTCAGTGCGACCTGACGCCAAAGTGATGGCGAACTACCTGCTCGGATGCATTCCTGAAGCGCACGACTACTTCATTCTCGTTGATCCGTTTGAGCGTCCAAACTCGCCACAGGCCAATCTTCGCCCTCTCCGGGCGGCACTCCGCTTCCTTGCCCAGGGTGGTGCGATTGGACTGTTCCCGGCCGGTGAGGTGGCCCACTGGCAGGCCGGCAAGCGCGTCGTTACCGATCCGGCCTGGAAACCCACGCTGGCGCGGCTGGTACGCGCCAGCAAAGCAACCGTTGTGCCGGTGTATTTTGACGGCAGAAATGGCGCGCTCTTCCAGATGGCCGGCTTTGTTCATCCACGCCTGCGCACGGCCATGCTGCCCTATGAGTTTCTCAACAAGCGGAATCGGGAGATTGAAGTGCGCATCGGGCACCCGATTCCCTGGTCGAAGCTCAAGTCCCTCGATGATGAAGCCCTGACCGAGCACCTGCGGCAGCGCACCTACCTGCTGGCTTCGCGTACGGAACCGGCCTCACGGCTGCCACGGGCGCTGGCCGCTCCACTGCGCTTTCCAAAAAGCTTTCCGAAACTCCCGATGCCGTCATTGCAACGCCCGCAACCTGTGCCGGCGGCCATTGCGCCGCCACGTGCGGCTGCCCTGCTGGAGGCTGAAATCAAGGCGCTTCCCGAAACCGCCTGCCTGGTCAGACAGGGCGAACTGACGGTCTGGTGCGCGGGCGCCGAGCACATTCCGCACGTGCTTCACGAGATTGGACGCCTGCGCGAAATCACTTTCCGGGCCGCCGGAGAAGGCACCGGCAAGGCCCTTGACATAGATAGCTTTGATGCCTACTACCAGCACCTTTTTGTCTGGAACCAGGAACGGCAGGAAATCGTTGGCGGCTACCGCTTCGGGCAAACGGATGAGATTCTGGCGCGCTTTGGCAAACGTGGACTCTACACTCACACTTTGTTTGCCTACCGCACGGCCTTTCTGCGCAGCATCGGGCCAGCGCTCGAACTGGGACGTTCGTTCGTCCGCCCGGAGTATCAGAAAAGCTACGCGCCGCTGATGCTGTTGTGGAAAGGTATTGGGCGCTACATTGCCCAGCATCCACGCTACCGGGTGCTGTTCGGCCCGGTGAGCATTACCAACGAGTACCGCACGGCTTCCCGGCGCTTGATCGTGGAGTTTCTCAAGGCCAACAGCTTTCAGCCGCAACTGGCCCGGCTGGTCCGTCCACGGATGCCTTTCGAGTCGCGTACCCTGGCCATCACCCAGACCCTGCTTGGACTCAAGCCGTCCCCGATTCCGGCGGCTGACATTGAAGAAGTCTCGGCCTTTGTGGCCGACATCGAGCCGGATGCCAAAGGCGTCCCGGTGCTGCTGCGGCAGTACCTCAAGCTGGGCGGGAAGGTGCTGGCCTTCAACATTGACCCGGACTTTGGCGATGCGCTGGACGGTCTCATCATGGTGGACCTGCTCGACAGCGACCCCCGCACACTGGAGCGCTACATGGGACGCACCGAAGCCGCAGCTTTTCTGGACTACCATGCCAAAGCTCTGGCACAGCGCCGGATGCGGGTTAGTTAG
- a CDS encoding DegT/DnrJ/EryC1/StrS family aminotransferase, whose translation MQIPFVDLQAQYQSLKDELDTAVLTVMRQCNFILGKEVSDFEQAFADYVGARHCVGVASGLDALKLALEAFGIGPGDEVIVPAHTFIASALAVSAVGARPVLVEVDEASFNLDPARIEAAITPRTKAIMPVHLYGQPADMAPILDIARQHNLRVIEDASQAHGARYRGQRVGTFGDAGCFSFYPGKNLGAYGDAGGLVTNDAGLAEKVRFLRNYGQEVKYKHVVKGYNLRLDTLQAAVLGVKLRHLDTWNARRAAHAAAYTHALEGVGDLQLPRVVTGDHVFHLYVIRTQRRDALQTHLNQRGIATVIHYPVPMHLQAAYADLGYGRGAFPITERLSDEILSLPMYAELTAEQQDYVIQAVKDFFA comes from the coding sequence ATGCAGATTCCCTTCGTTGACTTACAGGCGCAGTACCAGTCGCTCAAAGACGAACTCGACACGGCCGTACTGACCGTCATGCGGCAGTGCAACTTCATTCTGGGCAAGGAAGTGAGTGATTTTGAGCAGGCCTTTGCCGATTACGTCGGCGCCCGGCACTGTGTCGGGGTGGCCAGCGGACTGGATGCGCTCAAGCTTGCGCTGGAAGCCTTTGGTATCGGCCCGGGGGATGAAGTCATCGTGCCGGCGCACACCTTCATTGCTTCGGCGCTGGCCGTATCGGCCGTTGGGGCGCGTCCGGTGCTCGTCGAAGTGGATGAAGCCAGTTTCAACCTTGACCCGGCACGTATCGAAGCCGCCATCACCCCCCGCACGAAAGCCATCATGCCGGTTCACCTCTACGGGCAACCAGCCGATATGGCCCCCATTCTCGACATTGCCCGGCAGCACAATCTGCGCGTCATCGAGGACGCTTCCCAGGCGCACGGCGCACGTTACCGGGGGCAGCGGGTTGGCACATTCGGCGATGCCGGCTGCTTCAGTTTTTATCCCGGCAAGAACCTGGGCGCGTACGGCGATGCCGGCGGACTCGTCACCAACGACGCCGGACTGGCTGAGAAAGTCCGCTTCCTGCGCAACTACGGGCAGGAGGTCAAGTACAAGCACGTCGTCAAAGGATACAACCTGCGGCTCGACACGCTGCAAGCCGCCGTACTTGGCGTGAAACTCCGGCATCTCGATACCTGGAATGCCCGCCGGGCGGCGCATGCGGCCGCCTACACGCACGCGCTCGAAGGCGTGGGAGACTTGCAGCTTCCGCGTGTTGTCACCGGCGATCACGTCTTTCACCTCTACGTCATCCGTACGCAACGGCGCGACGCCCTCCAGACACACCTCAACCAGCGCGGCATTGCGACGGTCATCCACTATCCCGTACCGATGCACCTGCAGGCGGCGTATGCCGACCTGGGTTACGGTCGCGGGGCATTTCCCATCACCGAACGGCTTTCGGATGAGATTCTGTCGCTTCCGATGTACGCTGAACTGACGGCTGAGCAGCAGGACTACGTCATCCAGGCGGTGAAGGACTTTTTCGCCTGA
- a CDS encoding glycosyltransferase family 2 protein, whose amino-acid sequence MNVATNTAKHQAASSASSDAPRTTLKVLAVPIAFNEEKKIGRVLDRFPPNVVDAIAVVDDASTDGTPQVICEKGAIHLRHERQSGAGAAIRTAIRYAREQGYDVIVILAGNDKDRPAEIPRLVEPIVNEGYDFVQGSRYLPGGDFGNMPLYRQLATRFVHPLLFSLAARRRVTDSTNGFRAIRLSLFDDPRIDIDQDWLDKYELEPYILFKAIRLGYRFKEVPVTKIYPPKELGYTKMKPFTGWWSILRPIIYLGLGLKK is encoded by the coding sequence GTGAATGTGGCGACCAATACCGCCAAACACCAGGCGGCATCATCCGCATCGTCTGACGCACCACGGACGACGTTGAAGGTGCTGGCCGTACCGATTGCCTTCAACGAGGAAAAGAAAATCGGGCGCGTCCTGGACCGTTTTCCGCCGAATGTCGTGGATGCCATTGCCGTTGTGGATGACGCCTCGACAGACGGCACGCCCCAGGTCATCTGTGAAAAGGGCGCGATTCATCTGCGTCATGAGCGGCAGTCAGGGGCCGGAGCCGCCATCCGCACGGCGATTCGCTACGCCCGCGAACAGGGCTACGATGTCATCGTCATTCTGGCCGGAAACGACAAGGACCGCCCGGCCGAAATCCCCCGGCTGGTCGAGCCGATTGTCAACGAAGGGTATGACTTTGTGCAGGGGTCACGCTATCTGCCAGGTGGCGACTTCGGCAACATGCCGCTGTATCGCCAACTGGCGACGCGCTTCGTCCACCCGCTGCTGTTTTCGCTGGCCGCACGGCGGCGCGTCACCGACAGCACCAACGGCTTTCGCGCCATCCGCCTTTCGCTTTTTGACGATCCGCGCATAGACATTGACCAGGACTGGCTCGACAAGTACGAGCTGGAGCCTTACATCCTGTTCAAGGCCATCCGGCTGGGCTACCGGTTCAAAGAGGTGCCCGTCACCAAGATTTATCCCCCAAAAGAACTGGGCTACACCAAAATGAAGCCGTTTACCGGCTGGTGGAGCATTCTTCGCCCCATCATTTACCTGGGGCTGGGTTTGAAAAAGTAA
- a CDS encoding acyltransferase has product MTEALPYRKHPTALVESEHIGRGTRIWAFVHVLPGAVIGEDCNIGDHCYIESGAVVGNRVTIKNGVAVWEGVHLGDDVFLGPNVALTNDLLPRSRKPDWVCHPTYIERGATIGANATIVCRVRIGEYALVGAGSVVTKDIPAHALCFGNPAAVRGWVCRCAARLTFEGEETTCRECGDQYRQTPGGIIRIV; this is encoded by the coding sequence ATGACCGAAGCCCTGCCCTACCGCAAACACCCGACGGCGCTGGTCGAAAGCGAACACATCGGACGTGGGACACGCATCTGGGCGTTTGTCCACGTGCTTCCCGGCGCTGTCATCGGCGAAGACTGCAACATTGGCGATCACTGCTACATCGAGTCGGGCGCCGTGGTCGGCAACCGCGTCACGATCAAAAACGGCGTCGCCGTGTGGGAAGGGGTTCATCTCGGCGACGACGTGTTCCTGGGTCCCAACGTGGCCCTGACCAACGACTTGCTGCCACGCAGCCGCAAGCCCGATTGGGTCTGTCATCCAACCTACATCGAGCGCGGGGCGACGATTGGCGCCAATGCCACGATTGTCTGCCGGGTACGGATTGGCGAATACGCCCTGGTCGGGGCCGGCTCCGTGGTCACGAAAGACATCCCAGCCCACGCACTCTGTTTCGGCAATCCGGCCGCCGTCCGCGGCTGGGTCTGCCGCTGCGCCGCACGTTTGACCTTTGAGGGAGAGGAAACGACCTGCCGTGAATGTGGCGACCAATACCGCCAAACACCAGGCGGCATCATCCGCATCGTCTGA